A single genomic interval of Acidimicrobiales bacterium harbors:
- a CDS encoding HypC/HybG/HupF family hydrogenase formation chaperone — protein sequence MTGTIGASDSDPRGISPECDDDICITCSDQGTAVRLVELLGDGLALVDTGSTIEQVSVALVDATVGDRLLVHAKEAIAVMEGG from the coding sequence ATGACCGGCACGATCGGCGCATCCGACTCGGACCCTCGCGGTATCTCTCCCGAATGCGACGACGACATCTGCATCACCTGCTCCGATCAGGGGACGGCTGTGCGCCTGGTCGAGTTGCTGGGCGACGGCCTGGCCCTCGTCGACACCGGGTCGACCATCGAGCAGGTGAGCGTCGCGCTCGTAGACGCGACCGTCGGTGATCGCCTCCTCGTGCACGCCAAGGAGGCGATCGCCGT